One Natrinema halophilum genomic window carries:
- a CDS encoding CARDB domain-containing protein, which produces MSVRYTFLVLLTVVGATVSTGAVVIAANGGPQSDTTDRLELEPASGPNGDYARISGDQLELDLERLNEDAVTHADDVFTITVTDDVERVWIDHDVSGLTFYKGGDPTHTISESSPLEPATGKTKHIGVAVDTSIAQNGTETFTVMVEYEDDEPERDDSDTGPVISGYNLTVSPMSLETGETVTATATYRNVGDETGSVTASLTVDGTVVEQRSIELGPGESTSVTFERTMYWPESFDVGIEGVGSRSVTVKGPPIDVVNASVDDASLTAGESTTIRATVSNPTDAPVERTLEFAVDGIVVDSRVVSIPANGERTLTFERTFGETGTYEIAVSGITAGTVRVDEPGPLAIRNRELSAVTTAALAPPASAGLMILIVAANRRWTIV; this is translated from the coding sequence ATGTCCGTTCGGTATACGTTTCTGGTGTTGCTCACCGTGGTGGGAGCCACAGTATCGACTGGCGCAGTCGTGATCGCTGCAAATGGGGGACCACAGAGCGATACAACCGATAGACTCGAGTTGGAACCAGCGTCCGGACCGAACGGAGACTACGCTCGTATTTCGGGCGATCAACTCGAGTTAGATCTCGAACGCCTGAACGAGGACGCGGTAACGCACGCGGATGACGTGTTCACGATCACGGTAACCGATGACGTCGAGAGGGTCTGGATCGACCACGACGTTTCCGGCCTCACATTCTACAAGGGTGGCGATCCGACTCACACGATCAGTGAATCGAGCCCACTCGAGCCGGCAACCGGTAAAACCAAACACATCGGCGTCGCGGTAGACACGAGCATCGCACAGAACGGAACGGAGACGTTCACGGTCATGGTGGAGTACGAAGATGACGAACCCGAACGTGACGACTCCGATACCGGACCGGTAATATCGGGCTATAACCTCACTGTCTCGCCGATGTCGCTCGAGACCGGCGAAACGGTGACGGCGACCGCGACGTATCGAAACGTCGGCGACGAAACGGGGTCGGTTACGGCGTCGTTGACGGTGGACGGAACTGTCGTCGAACAGCGGTCGATCGAACTCGGGCCCGGCGAGTCGACATCCGTCACGTTCGAACGGACGATGTACTGGCCGGAGTCGTTCGACGTGGGAATCGAGGGCGTCGGAAGCCGATCGGTAACCGTCAAAGGGCCGCCGATCGATGTCGTCAACGCGTCTGTCGACGATGCGTCACTCACTGCTGGCGAATCAACGACGATCCGAGCGACGGTTAGCAATCCAACCGATGCGCCGGTCGAGCGGACACTCGAGTTTGCGGTCGACGGAATCGTCGTCGACAGTCGTGTCGTCTCGATTCCAGCCAACGGCGAACGGACGCTAACCTTCGAGCGCACGTTCGGCGAGACGGGCACGTACGAAATCGCGGTGAGCGGGATAACCGCGGGGACGGTGAGAGTCGATGAACCAGGACCGCTTGCGATCCGGAATCGAGAACTTTCGGCGGTGACGACGGCAGCACTCGCGCCGCCGGCGTCGGCAGGGCTGATGATCCTGATAGTGGCTGCGAACCGCCGGTGGACGATCGTCTGA
- a CDS encoding TIGR01548 family HAD-type hydrolase, translated as MNADAVVLDIDGVLVDVGDSYRRAIVESVEAVYDRTIRKADIQDFKDAGGFNNDWELTYAVALYVLAIEDGYDGSITAFTDEIASVGGGLEAAKTVVQEAIGARATQRVTDQWDRTRLRDVFQQLYLGDELYRGLEGGEPDLERETPGFIHDEPVLLEADARDRLLEGYDVGILTGRPEAEAEIALDRVGLDEAIAIDRRFTMDDWEEGKPHPRALCTLAERFDADSVVFVGDTLDDVRTAVNATETDEDREYHGIGVLTGGLTGEEGQRKYEREGATAVLESVNEVPDLLDS; from the coding sequence ATGAACGCAGACGCCGTCGTTCTAGACATCGACGGAGTACTCGTCGACGTCGGTGACTCCTACCGACGCGCAATCGTCGAATCTGTCGAGGCCGTCTACGACCGGACGATTCGAAAAGCCGATATTCAGGACTTCAAAGACGCGGGCGGGTTCAACAACGACTGGGAACTGACCTACGCAGTCGCCCTCTACGTGTTGGCGATCGAGGACGGATACGATGGGTCGATAACGGCATTCACCGACGAGATCGCATCCGTGGGTGGCGGCCTCGAGGCAGCCAAAACCGTCGTTCAGGAGGCGATCGGTGCACGAGCGACCCAGCGTGTAACCGACCAGTGGGATCGGACGCGACTGCGCGACGTCTTCCAGCAACTGTACCTGGGTGACGAACTCTATCGCGGACTCGAAGGGGGCGAGCCGGATCTCGAGCGCGAAACGCCGGGGTTCATCCACGACGAGCCAGTGTTGCTCGAAGCAGATGCGCGGGACCGACTGCTCGAGGGCTACGACGTTGGCATCCTGACCGGCCGGCCGGAAGCCGAAGCCGAAATCGCGCTCGATCGGGTCGGTCTCGACGAGGCGATCGCGATTGACCGCCGCTTTACGATGGACGACTGGGAGGAAGGCAAGCCCCATCCCCGAGCGCTGTGTACCCTTGCGGAGCGGTTCGACGCCGACTCGGTCGTTTTCGTCGGCGACACGTTAGACGATGTCAGGACCGCAGTCAACGCGACCGAAACCGATGAGGATCGGGAGTACCACGGCATCGGCGTGCTTACCGGCGGGCTGACCGGCGAAGAGGGACAACGGAAGTACGAACGCGAAGGGGCAACAGCGGTGCTGGAATCGGTCAACGAGGTGCCGGACCTGCTCGACTCGTAG
- a CDS encoding ribosome biogenesis/translation initiation ATPase RLI has product MADDSIAVVDLDRCQPDRCSYECKNYCPPNRTGKECITLRGEEADEGQPEQIHISEEICLGETCGICVEKCPFDAIEIINLPKELQDDPAHRYGENAFSLYGLPAPQEGQVTGILGPNGIGKTTAVRILAGELEPNLGRYEESPGWDEVLEAYRGTELQDYIADVRDGDVTVARKPQYVDQIPNTFDGNTRQLLERTNERGALDDLVERLSIEPVMEQSIDDLSGGELQRVAIAATLARDTDFYFLDEVTPYLDIGQRVTAARLIRELAEEEDKSMLVVEHDLAILDLLADTLHVAYGEPGAYGVITSPKSVRNGINEYLSGYLDNENMRIRPDPIEFEEHAPRTGTHGDTLVEYPNLTKSYGDGEFSLEIESGQIRENEVLGIVGPNGIGKSTFAKLLTGNLTPDDGDADLDLEISYKPQYVTIDQHMRVDAFLSSITDQFGSSYWNTEIAQPLQLERIMEQNLSDLSGGERQRVAIAACLSDSADLYLLDEPSAHLDVEQRVQATKAIRRYAEQQDATVMVIDHDIYMIDLLADRLMVFDGESAVHGRAGKPQPMRDGMNEFLANLEVTFRRDERTSRPRINKPDSQLDRQQKSDGEYYYAP; this is encoded by the coding sequence ATGGCCGACGACAGCATCGCCGTCGTAGACCTGGACCGATGTCAGCCCGATCGGTGTAGCTACGAGTGCAAAAACTACTGTCCGCCAAACCGCACCGGTAAGGAGTGTATCACCCTCCGCGGTGAGGAAGCAGACGAGGGGCAACCCGAGCAGATCCACATCTCCGAAGAGATCTGTCTGGGCGAAACCTGTGGCATCTGCGTCGAGAAGTGTCCGTTCGACGCCATCGAGATAATCAACCTCCCCAAGGAACTTCAGGACGACCCCGCACACCGCTACGGCGAGAACGCCTTCTCGCTGTACGGCCTCCCCGCTCCGCAGGAAGGGCAGGTGACCGGTATCCTTGGTCCCAACGGAATCGGGAAAACGACCGCGGTCCGAATCCTCGCAGGCGAACTCGAGCCGAATCTCGGCCGCTACGAGGAGTCGCCGGGCTGGGACGAGGTGCTCGAAGCCTATCGCGGGACGGAGCTACAGGATTACATCGCAGACGTCCGCGACGGCGACGTTACGGTGGCACGAAAGCCCCAGTACGTCGACCAGATTCCGAACACCTTCGACGGCAACACGCGCCAGCTACTCGAACGGACGAACGAGCGGGGGGCCCTCGACGACCTGGTCGAGCGCCTCTCGATCGAGCCGGTCATGGAGCAGTCGATCGACGACCTCTCTGGCGGCGAACTCCAACGGGTCGCCATCGCGGCCACGCTGGCACGCGACACTGACTTTTACTTCCTCGACGAGGTCACGCCGTATCTCGACATCGGCCAGCGCGTGACCGCGGCGCGGCTGATTCGCGAACTCGCCGAAGAGGAGGACAAGTCGATGCTCGTCGTCGAGCACGACCTCGCAATTCTCGACCTGCTCGCGGACACGCTCCACGTCGCCTACGGTGAGCCGGGGGCCTACGGTGTCATCACGTCCCCGAAATCCGTCCGCAACGGCATCAACGAGTACCTTTCGGGGTATCTCGACAACGAAAACATGCGGATTCGGCCGGATCCGATCGAATTCGAGGAGCACGCGCCCCGAACCGGGACCCACGGCGACACGCTCGTCGAGTACCCCAACCTCACCAAGAGCTACGGCGACGGCGAATTCAGCCTCGAGATCGAGAGCGGCCAGATTCGCGAAAACGAGGTACTCGGGATCGTCGGCCCGAACGGGATCGGGAAGTCGACGTTCGCGAAACTACTGACGGGCAATCTGACGCCCGACGATGGTGATGCCGATCTCGATCTCGAAATTTCCTACAAGCCCCAGTACGTCACCATCGACCAGCATATGCGGGTCGACGCCTTCCTCTCGTCGATCACCGACCAGTTCGGCTCGTCGTACTGGAACACGGAAATTGCCCAGCCGCTCCAGTTAGAGCGTATCATGGAGCAGAACCTCTCGGACCTCTCCGGCGGTGAGCGCCAGCGGGTCGCGATCGCGGCTTGCCTCTCCGATTCGGCCGACCTCTACTTGCTCGACGAACCCTCCGCTCATCTCGACGTCGAACAACGGGTACAGGCGACCAAAGCGATCCGCCGCTACGCCGAACAGCAGGACGCGACCGTGATGGTCATCGACCACGACATCTACATGATCGATCTGCTCGCGGATCGGCTGATGGTCTTCGACGGAGAATCCGCCGTCCACGGCCGCGCAGGAAAACCCCAGCCGATGCGCGACGGCATGAACGAATTCCTCGCGAACCTCGAGGTTACTTTCCGCCGGGACGAACGCACCTCACGCCCGCGGATCAACAAACCCGATTCTCAACTGGACCGCCAGCAGAAAAGCGACGGCGAGTACTACTACGCGCCGTGA
- a CDS encoding DUF3592 domain-containing protein produces MGKQQVIGLVLILVAAGLLGGAVLGPFSTYQEVQGYETAEATIISSGMESATEQEDGETETEYYPRVEYEYSVDGTSYTDNRVFHASQIENEPGELRGKEFDSQGDARDIVDSYPDGDTASVFYDPADPDVSYLQDPSTDLLVTTAIMGLMGLVFGGIGIGGTLGLVSLNED; encoded by the coding sequence ATGGGTAAGCAACAAGTCATAGGACTGGTACTGATACTGGTTGCCGCCGGTCTTCTGGGTGGGGCAGTACTGGGGCCGTTTTCGACGTATCAGGAGGTCCAGGGCTACGAAACGGCAGAAGCGACGATCATCAGTTCAGGCATGGAGTCGGCAACTGAGCAAGAAGATGGAGAAACCGAGACCGAATACTATCCGCGCGTCGAATACGAGTACTCCGTAGATGGAACGAGTTACACGGACAATCGAGTCTTTCACGCATCGCAAATAGAGAACGAACCCGGAGAACTTCGCGGTAAAGAATTCGACAGTCAGGGCGATGCACGGGATATCGTCGATTCGTATCCAGACGGTGACACCGCCAGCGTTTTTTACGACCCAGCCGACCCGGACGTCTCGTATCTGCAGGATCCGTCGACGGATCTTCTCGTGACGACGGCCATAATGGGTTTGATGGGCCTCGTGTTCGGTGGTATCGGGATCGGTGGAACGCTCGGACTCGTCTCGCTCAACGAGGACTGA
- a CDS encoding transposase: protein MQLRQDADHLSAVTAGLLIDGVYAPFNCLKQDGYYFSNRIARCDDSDSEQATRLNQKKSARRTHYFHTLSKHIVERCVDEGVGTIVVGDLSGNREDEENGESKNWGNHGNLDLHSWAFVGVRPLHRPARIQGRDGRHRGRAGV from the coding sequence TTGCAGCTGCGTCAGGATGCCGATCATCTATCGGCGGTGACGGCGGGGCTTCTCATTGATGGCGTGTACGCACCGTTCAACTGTCTGAAGCAGGACGGCTACTACTTCAGCAACCGCATCGCTCGCTGTGACGACTCCGACTCCGAGCAGGCCACGCGGTTGAATCAGAAGAAGTCGGCTCGTCGCACCCACTACTTCCACACGCTCTCCAAGCACATCGTTGAACGGTGTGTGGATGAGGGAGTTGGAACCATCGTGGTGGGTGACCTCTCTGGTAACCGTGAGGACGAGGAGAACGGCGAGTCGAAGAACTGGGGCAATCACGGCAACCTTGACCTGCATTCGTGGGCATTCGTGGGCGTTCGACCGCTTCACCGACCTGCTCGAATACAAGGCCGAGATGGAAGGCATCGCGGTCGAGCAGGTGTCTGA
- a CDS encoding response regulator: MSPPLEDAISILLIEPNPGDARLFSESFEDANIVCNIHTVSDGESALDFVHQRNEYSDSPRPDMILLDFQLPGVSGADVLSELKSESTLRSIPVIVMTSSPSEEDIARSYDLYANAYVQKPVEPDEFIDLGRSFEDFWLTLGRLPGDRSRRRQSSPLATSRAGPAPR; encoded by the coding sequence ATGTCTCCACCGCTCGAGGATGCCATCAGTATCCTGTTGATCGAACCCAATCCGGGGGATGCGCGTCTATTCTCTGAATCGTTCGAAGACGCGAACATTGTCTGCAATATTCACACCGTTTCCGACGGCGAATCGGCCCTCGATTTCGTCCACCAACGGAACGAGTACTCGGATAGCCCACGCCCGGACATGATCTTGCTCGATTTCCAACTGCCCGGCGTCAGCGGTGCAGACGTTCTGTCGGAACTCAAATCCGAATCGACGCTGCGATCGATTCCGGTGATCGTAATGACCAGTTCGCCGTCGGAAGAGGACATCGCGCGATCGTACGATCTCTACGCGAACGCCTACGTCCAGAAACCGGTCGAACCCGACGAGTTCATCGATCTCGGCCGTTCCTTCGAAGATTTCTGGCTCACGCTCGGCCGTCTTCCCGGCGACCGCTCGAGACGCCGCCAGTCCTCTCCTCTGGCTACGAGTCGAGCAGGTCCGGCACCTCGTTGA
- a CDS encoding acyl-CoA synthetase, translating into MSWTVMPTFADYEAAREGFSWELPDEYNPAVDFLRKHEDTSRTALRYEDPDTGLETYSFDEIDERSDRLAAALAALGVEAEDRVGVVVPQKPQNPLTHLANWKLGVVSVPLTVLFGRDALQYRLADSEAKAVVIDPSVRETIDEIRDECPALEAVIELGDGDSVQGEAYAFDDVVESFDPGIDVYEATPETPTAIMYTSGSTGPPKGVRHSHALWLGRAAAAYNYFDQGLSEGEATLWTPADWAWGAALGGTLFAAWHHGCTIVGWPRDGFDPEDAYDLMERHGVTKAFMPPTALRILMSVDDPEARYDLSLETFASAGEPLTSEVVGWVESTFDDVAINEFYGQTELNLVVGNVGSWFDTRPGSMGKPLPGYEIAVLDPDTHKRRERGEVGELAIRPGDRRVFFDEYHGLPEKTAAKRTDDGWYLTDDLVERDADGYCWFVSRADDVILTSGYRVGPMEVEDAILTHEAVEQAGVVGVPDDTRGEAIKAFVKPAIDEYDPDGLRTEIREVVRERLAEYEYPQYVEFVAALPTTTTGKIQRRALRDGEETDDG; encoded by the coding sequence ATGAGCTGGACTGTTATGCCGACGTTTGCGGACTACGAAGCGGCCCGCGAAGGATTTTCGTGGGAACTGCCCGACGAGTACAACCCCGCCGTCGATTTCCTTCGGAAACACGAGGATACGAGTCGAACGGCGCTCCGATACGAGGATCCCGATACAGGACTCGAGACCTATTCGTTCGACGAAATCGACGAGCGATCGGATCGCCTCGCCGCAGCTCTGGCAGCCCTCGGCGTCGAGGCGGAGGACCGCGTCGGCGTCGTCGTTCCGCAGAAACCACAGAACCCGTTGACCCACCTCGCGAACTGGAAACTCGGGGTCGTCTCGGTCCCGTTGACGGTTCTCTTCGGTCGCGACGCGCTTCAGTACCGACTCGCCGATAGCGAGGCGAAAGCGGTCGTCATCGACCCGAGCGTTCGGGAGACGATCGATGAGATCCGAGACGAGTGTCCCGCGCTCGAGGCGGTGATCGAACTCGGTGACGGCGATTCGGTGCAGGGCGAGGCATACGCCTTCGACGACGTAGTCGAGAGCTTCGACCCCGGGATCGACGTATACGAGGCGACGCCGGAGACGCCGACGGCGATCATGTATACGAGCGGGTCGACCGGGCCGCCGAAGGGAGTCCGGCACAGTCACGCGCTCTGGCTCGGTCGGGCCGCCGCAGCGTACAACTACTTCGATCAGGGGCTATCCGAGGGCGAGGCGACGCTGTGGACGCCCGCGGACTGGGCCTGGGGCGCCGCCCTCGGCGGAACCCTCTTCGCGGCGTGGCACCACGGCTGTACGATCGTCGGGTGGCCCCGCGACGGATTCGATCCCGAAGACGCCTACGACCTCATGGAACGCCACGGGGTAACCAAGGCATTCATGCCTCCGACGGCGCTTCGCATACTGATGAGCGTCGACGACCCGGAGGCACGGTACGACCTCTCGCTCGAGACGTTCGCCTCGGCTGGCGAGCCGCTTACGTCGGAGGTCGTCGGCTGGGTCGAGTCGACGTTCGACGACGTCGCGATCAACGAATTTTACGGTCAGACAGAGCTCAACCTCGTCGTCGGAAACGTGGGAAGCTGGTTCGACACGCGACCGGGAAGCATGGGAAAACCGTTGCCCGGTTACGAGATCGCGGTACTCGATCCGGACACCCACAAACGCAGAGAGCGCGGCGAGGTTGGCGAGCTTGCCATCCGACCGGGGGACCGCCGCGTTTTCTTCGACGAATATCACGGCCTGCCGGAGAAGACGGCGGCCAAACGAACCGATGACGGGTGGTACCTGACCGACGATCTCGTCGAGCGCGACGCAGACGGCTACTGCTGGTTCGTCTCCAGAGCGGACGACGTTATACTCACGAGCGGTTACCGCGTCGGTCCGATGGAAGTCGAAGATGCGATCCTCACACACGAGGCCGTCGAGCAGGCCGGCGTCGTCGGCGTTCCGGACGACACCCGCGGCGAGGCGATCAAGGCGTTCGTGAAACCCGCAATCGACGAATACGATCCCGACGGACTTCGGACGGAGATCCGCGAAGTAGTCCGCGAGCGACTGGCCGAATACGAATACCCCCAATACGTCGAGTTCGTGGCGGCGCTGCCGACGACGACGACGGGCAAAATACAGCGTCGCGCTCTTCGAGACGGCGAGGAAACCGACGACGGATAA
- a CDS encoding UPF0146 family protein — translation MDHSRRNAETMIDYLADYERVIEIGIGRRTDLARALAKEGTTVTATDVHDREVPATVRFVRDDIVTPDPTVYASADAVYARNLPPELHRPALEVARDADADFLFTTLGGDQPTVPVERKTIETGTLYVVRA, via the coding sequence GTGGACCACTCTCGCAGGAATGCCGAGACCATGATCGATTACCTCGCCGACTACGAGCGGGTGATCGAGATCGGAATCGGCCGTCGGACCGACCTGGCTCGGGCGCTCGCAAAGGAGGGGACGACGGTCACTGCGACGGACGTACACGACCGTGAGGTTCCAGCGACGGTTCGGTTCGTCCGCGACGACATCGTCACCCCCGACCCGACGGTCTATGCGAGCGCGGATGCCGTATACGCCCGGAACCTGCCGCCGGAACTCCACCGCCCGGCACTCGAGGTCGCACGGGACGCCGACGCAGACTTCCTGTTTACGACACTCGGCGGCGATCAGCCGACAGTGCCGGTCGAACGAAAGACGATCGAAACGGGGACGCTGTACGTCGTTCGTGCATAA
- a CDS encoding DUF7344 domain-containing protein, producing the protein MATTGESQPAQSRPGDYDTQSREGEIFDLLSNQRRRYAIHYCKREETPVSLGDLAEHVAAWELEKELEEITSAERKRVYTSLQQSHLPALEQADVIEFDDRTVELTDEAAELDVYLDIVPGDSVPWGVYYLGLTAVGAVVIAGVWLEVVPTGTIPELGWATLVFALFGVSAVVHVVQNRRMRIGKTERPP; encoded by the coding sequence ATGGCAACAACCGGTGAGAGTCAACCGGCCCAGTCGAGGCCCGGAGACTACGACACCCAATCGAGGGAAGGCGAAATATTCGACCTGCTTTCCAATCAGCGCCGCCGATACGCCATCCACTACTGTAAGCGCGAGGAAACGCCCGTCTCGCTGGGCGACCTCGCCGAACACGTCGCTGCGTGGGAACTCGAGAAGGAACTCGAAGAAATCACCTCGGCAGAACGAAAGCGAGTCTATACATCGCTACAGCAGTCACACCTGCCAGCCCTCGAGCAAGCCGATGTGATCGAATTCGACGACCGGACGGTCGAACTCACCGACGAAGCGGCCGAACTGGACGTCTACCTCGACATCGTTCCGGGCGATTCAGTCCCGTGGGGAGTCTACTACCTGGGGCTGACCGCGGTCGGGGCCGTCGTGATCGCGGGGGTGTGGCTCGAGGTGGTCCCGACGGGGACGATTCCCGAACTCGGCTGGGCGACGCTGGTGTTCGCCCTGTTCGGCGTGTCGGCCGTCGTCCACGTAGTACAGAACCGACGAATGCGAATCGGAAAAACGGAGCGACCGCCGTAA
- a CDS encoding archaemetzincin family Zn-dependent metalloprotease — translation MLVDIVPVGNVPAEVKRAASTALRSVYDCDVSVNDSQSVPNGAYDSDRNQYSAETFIQLAERVGRGKKNIAITPHDLFYRRRNYVFGLAYLDGSGSVVSTYRLQTSSDGGFSNQSAADIFEDRVRKEIVHEIGHTYGLEHCDNNRCVMNFSPTVREVDIKEENLCGSCQRLIS, via the coding sequence ATGCTCGTCGATATCGTGCCGGTCGGCAACGTTCCCGCCGAGGTCAAGCGGGCGGCCTCCACTGCGTTGCGATCGGTTTACGACTGCGACGTGTCGGTCAACGACTCGCAGTCGGTCCCCAACGGCGCCTACGACTCCGATCGGAACCAGTATTCAGCCGAAACGTTCATTCAGCTTGCCGAACGGGTCGGTCGCGGGAAGAAAAACATCGCCATCACTCCTCACGACCTCTTTTATCGGCGACGCAACTACGTCTTCGGTCTGGCGTATCTCGACGGCAGCGGGAGCGTCGTCTCCACCTACCGCCTCCAGACCTCGAGCGACGGCGGCTTCTCGAATCAGAGTGCCGCCGACATCTTCGAAGACCGCGTCCGCAAGGAGATCGTCCACGAAATCGGCCATACCTACGGGCTCGAACACTGTGACAACAATCGCTGCGTGATGAACTTTTCGCCGACTGTTCGCGAGGTCGACATCAAAGAGGAGAATCTCTGTGGGAGTTGCCAACGGTTGATCAGCTAA
- a CDS encoding metalloprotease family protein, with protein sequence MVVNGEGVTYVGGAVIAMVVLAAAIVGIGTILWLLFRLFTVPGVVVHEFAHKWACEFVGVPVLEVAYFRLSDPPGYVRHAQPERYRETFVVSVAPFLVNTVTAFVAFLCLATFLETTGSIRAASGEEIVIAVVLGWLGLSVGMHAFPSTGDANSLWSRSRAEWRRSPTVLLAIPVVVVIYVANLLSWLGADWLYALGIGVVAFSFIGPPIF encoded by the coding sequence ATGGTAGTGAACGGAGAGGGGGTCACCTACGTTGGTGGTGCCGTGATCGCCATGGTCGTTTTAGCTGCAGCGATAGTCGGTATCGGCACCATCCTGTGGCTACTGTTCCGTCTCTTTACCGTCCCCGGCGTCGTCGTTCACGAGTTCGCTCACAAGTGGGCCTGCGAATTCGTGGGCGTCCCGGTACTCGAGGTCGCGTACTTTCGACTCAGCGATCCGCCGGGGTACGTCCGCCACGCCCAACCGGAACGCTATCGGGAGACGTTCGTCGTCAGCGTTGCTCCATTTCTGGTCAACACAGTCACCGCGTTCGTCGCCTTTCTCTGTCTCGCAACGTTCCTCGAGACGACGGGCAGTATTCGGGCAGCCTCGGGCGAAGAGATTGTCATCGCCGTTGTTCTAGGGTGGTTGGGACTCTCGGTCGGGATGCACGCGTTTCCGAGCACGGGAGACGCAAACAGCCTCTGGAGCCGTTCGCGAGCCGAGTGGCGGCGATCGCCGACGGTATTGCTCGCCATCCCCGTGGTGGTCGTGATTTACGTCGCGAATCTGCTTTCGTGGCTTGGTGCAGACTGGCTCTACGCGCTTGGAATCGGGGTCGTGGCGTTTTCTTTTATCGGGCCGCCGATATTTTGA